The sequence TCGCAGGTCCTCAAGTACTGGTAGATGTTTCTAAATTTTATCTGTCCTTATTggcatctttcctgttggtagacgaacagaactgcacacaatactctaaattcagCATCATCAATCTCTTAtccagcttcaacataacatcctaactcctgtactgaatactTTGGATTTATGGATCAGTATTCCCAGAACCCTCTGCCACACCCTCAGTGTCATCCGTTTCACTGTGCAGGTCCTCCCCAGGTCTGACCTGCCAAGGTATAACACCTCGCACTTGCCTTCatcacattccatctgccatgttaaAGATAgggaatcaaaggttgtggggataaggcaggaactggatactgattgtggatgatcaggcatgatcacagtgaatggcggtgctggctcaatgggccgaatggccttctcctgcacctattgtctatctttcagaccatttttccagctggtccagatgttGCTGCAGTCCAGTGCATATCTAAGTTTGGCATTATGTGCAAATCTGCTATTCCAGTTAAGCACATTATGATCCAAATCCTTGGTGTACTTGACAAGCAACAGCGAGCCAGGAACCTATCCCTGCGGCGCACCACCACAGTTCTACCTTCTATCATCCTTGTCACCTCGTCAAAAAACTCAAGCAAGTGACACGATTTATTACACACAAAGCCAGAGTGCCTGTCCCTAATTAGGCCCTGCAATTCCAATGCACATAAATCCCATCCCTGAGCACCCTTTCCAGTAATTTCCCTgccactgacgtgagactcactggtctatagattCAAAGATTGTCCCTGTTTCCCTTCATGGAACAGCATTAACGATGCAGTAGTCCTGTGGCTGGCGAGGGCAAGGAGATACTGGTCAAAGccacagcaatctcctctcttatCTCTACCGCTAACTTGTGGAATACAACATCAGGCCCTGAggacttattcaccttaatgtGTTTCAaaagacccaacactacctccaGCTGTAAATATCGAGATGCCCCAGTAAATCAGCTCAGTTCACACTGATCTCACTctcctccttggtaaatactgatggaAATTACACTTTTCGGACCTTGTCAACATCCTCCATGACCAAATACATGTTCAATGCTTTATCCATCAGTGTCCCTACTCTCTcccagttatcctcttgctcttgatgtatgtggCTTGGATTCTCTTTAGTCGCACTTGCCAGAGAGATTCTCTAGGTTTTCCtagttcccttcttgagttctttacTGGCTTCCTTAGAGTCCACAAGGTCTCTGTTTGATCCCGGCTTCCTAAACCTTTTCTACATTTCCTTTTCCTTGActaaaggacaggttgcacttgaatccgagggggaccaatatactggcggggaggtttgctaagactattggggcagtttaaactagaattgctgggaggtgggaaccaaactgaagagaccgAGGAAGGGACGGTTGGCTGTCAAATCGAGAAAGCTTCtggacagtgtgagagggaggataggcagttgatagagaaaggatgtgcttagactgatggtttgagatgtgcctattttaatgcaaggagtatgacGGACAAAGCAGACGAGctgagagcatggatcagcaattggagctatgatgttgtggcgattacaaagacttggatggctcaggggcaggaatggctacttggagtgccaggctttagatggttcagaaaggacagggagggaggcaaaagcagTGGGGACATAGCAATGCTgaccagagatagtgtcatggctgcagagaaGGATTAAGTCATGGAGGGgctgtctacggagtctctgtgtgtggaagttaggaataggaaggggtcaataactctactgggtgctttttataggccacccaatagtaacagacaCATTGAGGAGTTCCACAAGTAGAATTTACAATTTACCCACTTCTCCATTTTGATCATTGCTTTATTATTCTGACTTATACTGAGGAAAAGTGAGAAGCTTTAATTTGGGTGCTGTCCTGTCCTGAAAGATCATGTCTACATCAGCACATCAGTGTAGTGCAAATGACAACACTGATCCCTCTCACAGCAGGGAGGGATATTTGGTGTTCACATCCCAGAAAGCAGACTTTGTCATTCCCACATCCAATCCTTTGAGAGATGTGCGGAAAGGCAGGAATGACTCCCATGAAATTGTGGATTGCGTGAAAAGCCTATGCTTAGTATATGCAATTGAATGCCTGGAAGCCAGGTTTTACATAACTGACCCAGGGACGCACATGCACCCAGGGGTCCAGAGTTTCCTCATACATCGGATGCCTGGTAGACAAACAACCATCAATTCCAAACAGGAACTGGTTGACCTGGAATGTTACAGaactatacaggcccttcagctcctcCTTGCACAGGAGAATTTTAACCCCTCCCACGGATTTTTTTTAAGGAGATGGCTATAATGATTGACAACAACGGTGAGATTGATGTTATCTACATACACTTTGGTTAGATCTTTGATAGGTTGAGCTGGTccagttggtggtgttgtggagggtgatgaGGTTTGTCAACAATTCACCTTCATTGTAGAAGGCAATTACCAGGATGAAAAGTGTCTTTTGTTATGCTGGCAGCTTTCCTGAGGCAGGGGGATTGTAGACTGAGTGTTTTCAAATGGAAATGTTAACTCCGTgtctcccctccacagatgctgtctgaacaGCTGAGTGTTTCCATCATTACCGGATTACATTTCCAatctccatccccccccccccctcagtcTGGGCTGAACACTTCAATATAACAATAACGTATTGTCACAACTACGAGACAAGTACAATGAATATTTACAACACCGATCCCTCTCACAGCAGGCTGGGCTTGTTGGTGTTCGCATCCCAGAATACCAACATCATTTGCAGAGGTGTGGGAAAGGCAGGAATTGGTCTCATGAGATTTTGAACTGTGTGAAATGTCTGTGCTTGGTATACACAGTCCAATGGCAAGGTTTACATCGCTGACCCAGGGATGAACGCACACCCAGGGGTCCAGtgtttcccccaccccccatacattGGACACCTGGGAGACAACCATCAATTCCAACCCAGAATAGGTTGGCGTGGAATGTCACAGAACtacacagcacagatacaggcccttcagctcctcTTTGCACAGGGGAATTCCTCCCCTCCGTGTCTTTTTTTAAGAGGTAACTATAAGAATTGACGGGGTTGGCTTGGATACAGATTGGATGGAAAGTTGGGCAgagagaggcagatggagtttaatacaaatGAGGACAATGTGATGTATTCTGGGCAGTCAAATTCGGGCAGAACATCTACAATTAATGATGGGGCACCAGGGGTGTGGAACAGAGAGTCCATGGGATACAATTCCAGAGCCCTTGAAAGACACTACACTAGTGATCACCAACCTTTTAAAAGTCCAAGATCTTCTACCTCGACCtgagtgaaaggcaagatctacctactaaatcgtgaGGAAAAACAGCTCAGAtagtacttccaatttgaggccttttatttgggctaattacatttgaattacacaaaatacttttgtcaaactttcaaattaattcaaacaggaaaacactgtaactagcatatcaaacaggccatagctgtctttctttaagaatattacaatacttcgcACCTTTGATtcttaagtttcattatttaactttatttcaacatgaaaaataaatgaagaaaaattgactgttgcactcagtgtgatgactggggctgaatactttctgctagttccctgaaatttggctcataactacagacagccagcctgagacagtctgtgaggtgtatctcagtaagacagctcccgtacttagatttaataattttcatctgtgagaatgcaatttcacatagataagttgtcccgaagtaggcactgactttcagtgctataaaaccaacgtgCACACCGTGCATTGCTGGgaccccatcagtagtaattgccaccagtttatgaatggggatgtcattatcacggacatatttttaaaactcattgtaaatatcctcatctctgattctctcctttaattgcaaaagagtgaggaagtcctgctttgttgtaaaatcctggaaagccattctgacaaatacagcaagctgagctgtttgcattatatccagggattcatcgaaatGTAgcgaaaaatattcacagagtgacaagtcgaTCCACGAACTCTgacggtgactctaccctccttgtcactgttgcagggacgagcggtatattatgtattgcggttgtgatgttgtttttgtttttaaagttattgaaaacagtctctgcggtaatggccatcgcttccttgaataaatcgccatctgtaaaaggcttcttgtgtttagccaaaaggtgacttacacaaaatgaggcttcaatagcagccttattttgagcagcatgttttgtgtatGGAATGTaaaagctgggatgttatgttagaACTTGACAAGatactggtcagactgcacttggatcaCTGTGTACAGTTCAGCTGACTGCACTACAGGAAGGCTGGGGTCACATTGGAGGGAGAGCCGAGGAGATACACCATGATGTTGTCGGGATCGGGTGGCGGGGGCTTTAGTCACATGGAGTGAGTGGATGGGTTGGAGCAGATtcctctggagcattggaggctgaggggaggccTGATGGATGTGTTGCTTGAGGTATCGACACTGTTGATAGTGGGATTTCCCTGTGCATTGGCACCCTGTGCATCTCCATCTAGACTGGCACTCTCCGACACATTCTCCGACGTTGTCTCCTGGAGGTACAACAGAGGGGAAGGTCACTGAGAGTCTGTTCACTGAGTGACAGAGATGGGTCACGGAGACGGTGAGCGAGGTGGGGCACCGGAGGGACGGTGAGCGAGGATGCCGCAGTTGAGAGAACTGAACACTAGGATTCCCCAGGAACCAACAAGGTCACTTACCACAGAACGACAATCAGGACAACCAGCACGCTGACTCCCACCACGACTGTAGAATGGAAATGTTACAATTACACTGGTTTGACCAGAAACATACTCGATTGATATCAGAAAGTCTGATACCCATCCTCCTCCTCACTCCCATGGCTGCAGCACAATCTACACCCATCCCGGCTGTACCTCCATCCATCCCATAGTCCCACTTACTCCCCATCTTCACTGCCTTTTGTATCTCTCCATCCCCTTTCTAAATCGCAAGTACAGGGTTCTGTAAACATGGTGTCACcagtagacaggatggtgaagaaggtgtttggcacactggctttcatcagtcaagtcactgagtatagaAGCTGGAACATTACGTTGCAGTTGTGCAAGagattggtgaggctgcatttggaatattgtgttggtCAGTGTGTTTCTAGTTACTTTGAATGAAAGGTGCCATTCTGGAGGGTCAGTCCAGAAGTTCACAATAACTACTGGGAAGTGTTTGATGTTCCTGGGAGTTCTGAATGATCAGGGAAGGGGGTCTCATTGAAGCCTCCTGGATACAGAAAGTCCTGGATTGAGTGAACGCAGGGAGGAACTTTCCATCTGAATCCAAGGAAAAAGCAAAAGGATAAAgggacacaaacaaaatgctggaggagctcagcaggccagacaacatctatggaaaagagtaaacagtcaatgtttcaggccgagacccttcaccaggaatggttttctcttttcctcagatgctgcctggcctgccaaattcctccaaaattttgtgtgcattgcttagatatccagcatctgcagtttttctcttgtttgtgaagtcaCTTTGGAAATAAATTGAGGATTTGTGGACAGTGTTGGATCTGCAGATTGAGACCAAGTCATGAGATGGACAAAgtagccactgtgtgtatgtgtatggtctctgctgctgtagcccatccacttcaaggtttgacattttatgtgttcagagatgctcttcaacaCACCACAGTCGTAATTTGTAGTTCTTTGACTTACTGTGGCCCTCCTGgaagccaagcagaaaaggtctccctttattccccctcaccctcaactccgtctcctgccagtcagccaatcttctatccatagcagtatctttcctgtaataccatgggatcttatcttgtttaAAAGCCTCTCATGTGGCagcttatcaaatgtcttctgaaaatccaagtatacaacacccactgactctcctttgtctattctgcctgttatttcccaaATAATTCCATCAAGAtgagtcaggcaagattttctctgaaggaaaccatgctgactttggcctattttatcatgtgcctgaaAGTATccagaaacctcatcctcaatCTTCCCAACCAATGAAGTCGGGCTAACTGAATGATCATTCCCAATGCCTCAATgtcttcagaaccctggtgtatcGTCCATGGTCCAGGTGACGTATCTACCTgcagaccttccagcttcccagTCACATTCtcattagtaatagcaacaacactcacttctgccccgacaTTCTCAGACttttggcatactgctggtgacttacacagtgaagatggatgcaaaatTCTTATAAATTACAttggcctcattctgcttctaCATTCTGGAACAGCTCACTTCAATCTTCAGGTACAGAGTGGGAAGCCTCACCTGGAATTACTATTCGCACATGCGTATTCGTAGTGGTGTCCCACACCCGTCTTC comes from Mobula hypostoma chromosome 8, sMobHyp1.1, whole genome shotgun sequence and encodes:
- the LOC134350231 gene encoding uncharacterized protein LOC134350231 isoform X1, with the translated sequence MSWPLNAEQILRLHNLRQFQDNCTRGKDNELHCQIASQARVEAAGVTLKLQGVPGIVFCEIYNNTSSVECPRQRTQVDWLSIPPQKTSQTPVSTETDGRRVWDTTTNTHVRIVIPGDNVGECVGECQSRWRCTGCQCTGKSHYQQCRYLKQHIHQASPQPPMLQRNLLQPIHSLHVTKAPATRSRQHHGVSPRLSLQCDPSLPVVQSAELYTVIQVQSDQYLVKF